Part of the Thermoplasmata archaeon genome, GTATGCTCCAACAGCTGCAAAAGAAATCATCATTAATATCAATGCTGTTTTATAGTCTTTTGTAAACAGCATATACGCCAGAAAAATGCCGGGTGCAAGGGTTCTACCTAGACTCCCTCCAATTCCGTTTATTCCCAGCACTGTTCCTGCTCTATTTTTATATTTCAGGTTCAGGATCATTGATCCTATCGGATGATAAAACGTAGAGAATATTCCTACAACTGCCATAGCAATGATAAATCCATATATAGCAATATCTTTTGGATATGGTGCAACGATCAATAGATATGAAACTGCAAAAAAAATCAGTCCCAGAGCCATCAACACACCTTTTTTCTTTACAGAATCAATATATGCCCCGACAAAAGGGCTTATTAAGGCACCCATAAATTGGTAAGCAATGATAATAAATGCTACTTGGAGATATGAATAATTGTAATTGCTGGCAATAATCGCAGCCAGATAGGCAGGGAAAAAACTTAATCCATCGTTTAGAAAGTGGGCTAACGAAGTGTCAAAGAGAATCCAATTATTCTTAAAAGCATTTGAAACTTTAGTGAATATTGGGGGAGCATCATCTGTTGAGTCTTTCAAATTATACCACTTTAGAAGGAAAATCATTGAGGCTAAATAAAATTTTGCAATATTTTTGCATAAATAGATAAATTTATCTTATCGGAAATAATGTTCAATTATGTTTTCTATCTCAGATACCATCAAGACGATTATTGAAAAAAGGAACAATATACAGGATTTACCATCGTTAGATATTTTAATAAACAATTTAAAAGAAACGAACAGACGAATCATTGAGATTGTAGATCAGAACAATGATGCTATTTTAAAAGAGTTTTATCAGTTGCATAAAAAATATGAAGAGCTAGAAGAGAAAATAGCGTTAAGAAGGAGAATAGACACCGGTACAACAACACTTCTGTTTTTTGTATACAGTATAGGAGGTGCAGTTATAGGGCTATTTTTTAGCATTTCCGTGTTTTTAACCACAATTGGCACGGTGGGGCATATTCTGTTATTGTTATCCATGACTGGAGGTCTTATAAGTGTTGTTGTGGGATTGATAAGTATGAAGAGAGAGCGTAAATATATCTTATCACTGATCAAGAGAGATTAAGATATGTTTAAATAGCAATTTGTAGATTTCAAGTTAGTGAATAGATATGAGCATACGTACAGAATTATTTGAAAAATATGCGATAGTGCACATAGAGAGGGAAGATAAACTAAACGCGATAGACATGGAGCATCTGAGTAATTTATACAAGACCATATCAGCAATAAGTAAAAATAAGAAGATTAGAACTGTAATAATTACAGGAATAGGTAAGAGTTTTTGTGCAGGAGCAGATCTTTCAGCAGTAAGAAACTTTGGCTTAGAAGAAGCTAGATCTTTTTCAGAATTAGGGCATAAGATTATGAACTTGATGGAACGATCCAGTCAGTTATTCATTTCAGCAATAAACGGTTATGCATTTGGAGGAGGTCTAGAATTGGCCATGGCTACAGATCTCAGGATAGCAACAAAATCTGCAAAGCTAGGGCAGACTGAGATCAATGTGGGTGTAGTAACCGGTTGGGGCGGAAGTATCAGATTGCCTAAATATGTTGGGTTAGGAAAGGCCAGAGAACTGATATTTCTAGGGACAGTATTGACAGCTGAAGAAGCTAAAAGCCTGGGCATTGTAAATATGATTGTTGACGATCCTATAAAAGAATCTGTTAATATAGCAAACATTATGTCCAGAAAGAACCCAGATGCAGTGGCTGCATATAAGAGACTGTTAAATAAAAGCTCTTCCAAGACAGAAATAGCAGAATTTGCGAAACTCATTCCCAAACCTAACACCAAAGAGGGAATAAGTGCTTTTTTAGAAAAGAGAGATCCTGAGTTCAAATGAAAATATTGATGCACATTT contains:
- a CDS encoding enoyl-CoA hydratase/isomerase family protein, with product MSIRTELFEKYAIVHIEREDKLNAIDMEHLSNLYKTISAISKNKKIRTVIITGIGKSFCAGADLSAVRNFGLEEARSFSELGHKIMNLMERSSQLFISAINGYAFGGGLELAMATDLRIATKSAKLGQTEINVGVVTGWGGSIRLPKYVGLGKARELIFLGTVLTAEEAKSLGIVNMIVDDPIKESVNIANIMSRKNPDAVAAYKRLLNKSSSKTEIAEFAKLIPKPNTKEGISAFLEKRDPEFK